One window of Marinobacterium aestuarii genomic DNA carries:
- a CDS encoding RNA polymerase factor sigma-54, protein MKQGLHLKIGQHLTMTPQLQQAIRLLQLSTLDLQQEIQEALENNPMLESSDEDHDEAADADYNEHQNSEAPQKASESEGERASAENSASDDSPQAEDSWNDDIPEELGTDSSWDDTFQSSQPSGPARDDDGSMESNDTAEETLQDHLEWQLNLTPMSDLDRFIATGIVDGIDANGYLRISLDELLEHFKQENPEDFEDVDSDDIETVLHRIQQFDPAGVGGRDLGECLAIQLRQLPESTPWRKEAIRVVSEFIQLLGSRDYKQLLRRTRLKEHQLQEVILLIQSLNPQPGASITTSTAEYVIPDVVVTKVKGFWTVALNPDTAPRLRINTQYSDLIRRADNSSDNTYLKNHLQEARWFIKSLQSRNETLLKVSREIVVRQEGFLEQGEEAMQPLVLHDIAEAVEMHESTISRVTTQKYMHTPRGIFELKYFFSSHVGTSDGGAASSTAIRALIKRLVAAESTTKPLSDSKIATLLDEQGFQVARRTVAKYREAMNIAPSNERKRLV, encoded by the coding sequence ATGAAGCAAGGGCTCCACCTAAAAATTGGTCAGCACCTGACCATGACGCCCCAGTTACAGCAGGCCATTCGCCTGCTGCAGTTGTCGACACTCGACCTCCAGCAGGAAATTCAGGAAGCGCTCGAAAACAATCCCATGCTCGAGTCCTCCGACGAGGATCACGACGAAGCAGCGGATGCCGATTACAACGAGCACCAGAACTCCGAGGCGCCACAAAAGGCCAGCGAGAGCGAGGGCGAACGCGCCAGTGCGGAAAACTCCGCCAGCGACGACAGCCCCCAGGCCGAAGACAGCTGGAATGACGACATCCCCGAGGAGCTTGGCACCGACAGTTCCTGGGACGACACCTTTCAGAGCAGCCAGCCCAGCGGCCCGGCCCGCGATGACGACGGCAGCATGGAGTCCAATGATACGGCGGAGGAAACGCTGCAGGATCATCTGGAGTGGCAGCTTAACCTGACACCCATGAGCGACCTGGACCGTTTTATCGCCACAGGCATTGTCGATGGCATCGATGCCAACGGTTACCTGCGTATATCTCTGGATGAACTGCTGGAACACTTCAAGCAGGAAAACCCGGAGGATTTCGAAGACGTCGACTCCGACGATATCGAAACCGTACTGCACCGTATCCAGCAGTTCGATCCCGCCGGCGTCGGCGGCCGGGATCTGGGCGAATGCCTGGCCATTCAGCTGCGTCAGCTACCGGAGTCGACTCCCTGGCGCAAGGAAGCAATTCGCGTGGTCAGCGAGTTTATCCAGCTGCTTGGCAGCCGGGATTACAAACAGCTGCTGCGCCGCACAAGGCTGAAAGAACACCAGCTGCAGGAAGTCATACTGCTGATTCAGAGCCTGAACCCACAGCCCGGCGCCAGCATCACCACCAGCACCGCCGAATATGTGATACCCGATGTTGTGGTCACCAAGGTCAAGGGCTTCTGGACGGTCGCGCTCAACCCCGACACAGCGCCGCGCCTGCGCATCAACACCCAGTACTCGGATCTGATCCGACGCGCCGACAACAGCTCCGACAACACCTATCTGAAGAACCACCTGCAGGAAGCACGCTGGTTCATCAAGAGCCTGCAGAGCCGCAACGAAACCCTGCTGAAGGTATCGCGGGAAATCGTCGTTCGCCAGGAGGGCTTTCTCGAGCAGGGCGAAGAGGCCATGCAGCCGCTGGTGCTGCATGACATCGCCGAGGCCGTCGAGATGCATGAGTCCACAATCTCCCGGGTCACCACCCAGAAGTACATGCACACCCCCCGGGGCATCTTCGAGCTGAAGTATTTTTTCTCCAGCCACGTCGGTACCAGCGACGGCGGCGCCGCCTCTTCCACCGCCATTCGGGCGCTGATAAAGCGCCTGGTGGCAGCGGAAAGTAC
- the lptB gene encoding LPS export ABC transporter ATP-binding protein, giving the protein MTSTLEARQLAKSYKGRAVVRDVSLSLKSGQITGLLGPNGAGKTTCFYMIVGLVNADQGQVLLNDQDITSLPMHGRARKGLGYLPQEASIFRKLSVRDNLMAILETRKDLDRAGREQRLEQLLEEFHIVHIRDSLGMALSGGERRRVEIARCLATEPTFILLDEPFAGVDPISVNDIKNTIRHLQTKGIGVLITDHNVRETLDICEHAYIVSEGGILAQGTPADIIANKQVKAAYLGEQFRL; this is encoded by the coding sequence ATGACCAGCACACTGGAAGCGCGCCAGCTGGCCAAAAGCTACAAGGGCCGGGCCGTTGTACGGGATGTTTCACTGAGCCTGAAAAGCGGCCAGATTACGGGGCTGCTGGGCCCCAACGGGGCCGGCAAGACCACCTGCTTCTACATGATTGTCGGGCTCGTTAACGCCGATCAGGGCCAGGTACTGCTCAACGACCAGGACATCACCTCCCTGCCGATGCACGGCCGTGCCCGCAAGGGACTGGGCTACCTGCCCCAGGAAGCGTCCATTTTTCGCAAGCTCAGCGTGCGTGACAACCTGATGGCCATCCTCGAGACCCGCAAGGATCTTGACCGCGCCGGCCGCGAGCAGCGTCTTGAGCAATTGCTGGAAGAATTCCACATTGTGCACATCCGCGACAGCCTCGGCATGGCGCTGTCCGGCGGCGAGCGTCGCCGGGTCGAGATTGCCCGCTGCCTGGCCACCGAGCCGACCTTTATTCTGCTCGACGAGCCCTTTGCCGGGGTGGACCCCATTTCGGTCAACGATATCAAGAACACCATCCGCCACCTGCAGACCAAGGGCATCGGCGTCCTGATCACCGATCACAATGTGCGCGAAACCCTCGACATCTGCGAACACGCCTATATCGTCAGCGAAGGCGGCATTCTGGCCCAGGGCACACCGGCGGACATCATCGCCAACAAGCAGGTCAAGGCCGCCTACCTGGGCGAACAATTCAGGCTTTAA
- the lptA gene encoding lipopolysaccharide transport periplasmic protein LptA, with protein MKPNNTRLWLAALLSLSLSGTSLALPTDRNQPIHVSADTATIDDNTGITTYSGNVEIAQGTLKINARNVDLHRSESGVNRILATGDVKFEQQAAKDKPVTNAYGERMDYQVNRQEITITGKARVVQQKDTFTGQKIVYNLDKSLVNAFSGEGGQGRVQMVIQPKGAAQ; from the coding sequence ATGAAACCAAATAATACCCGCCTCTGGCTGGCAGCCCTGCTGTCCCTGAGTCTTTCCGGCACCAGTCTGGCCCTGCCGACCGATCGCAACCAGCCGATCCATGTCAGCGCCGACACCGCCACCATCGATGACAACACCGGCATCACCACCTATAGCGGCAATGTCGAGATTGCCCAGGGCACGTTGAAAATCAACGCCCGCAATGTTGACCTGCACCGCAGCGAATCCGGCGTCAATCGCATTCTGGCCACGGGGGATGTCAAGTTCGAGCAACAGGCGGCCAAAGACAAGCCGGTGACCAATGCCTATGGCGAGCGCATGGACTACCAGGTCAATCGCCAGGAAATCACCATCACCGGCAAGGCCCGGGTGGTGCAGCAGAAAGACACCTTTACCGGGCAGAAGATCGTTTACAACCTCGACAAATCCCTGGTCAACGCCTTCAGCGGCGAAGGCGGCCAGGGCCGTGTGCAGATGGTCATCCAGCCCAAAGGGGCGGCGCAATGA
- the lptC gene encoding LPS export ABC transporter periplasmic protein LptC yields the protein MLSSRTRLILATALLAPILLYWGADRAPTEAAAPELTPGSADTDYYLRDATIRQFDARGQLHQELRSPQLEHYPQPGELRARTPDIVLFRNDSRGEVLISAQQGRMQDSDEQVRLNGAVRVQSSSDKGASSTPLRLETEALTLMPSEQFIETDTAVTLFSQGGETRANGMKAYLNSRQVELLSDVEGRYETK from the coding sequence ATGTTGAGCAGCCGGACGCGTCTTATCCTCGCCACCGCCCTGCTGGCACCAATACTGCTTTACTGGGGGGCCGATCGCGCCCCCACTGAGGCAGCAGCACCCGAGCTAACACCAGGCAGCGCCGATACGGACTACTATCTGCGCGATGCCACCATTCGCCAGTTCGATGCCCGCGGACAGCTGCATCAGGAGCTCAGATCGCCGCAGCTCGAACACTACCCGCAGCCCGGCGAACTGCGCGCCCGGACGCCGGACATAGTGCTGTTTCGCAACGATAGTCGGGGCGAGGTGCTGATCAGCGCCCAGCAGGGCCGGATGCAGGACAGTGACGAGCAGGTCCGGCTCAACGGCGCCGTGCGCGTACAGAGCAGCAGTGACAAAGGCGCCAGCAGCACACCGCTGCGGCTGGAAACCGAAGCACTGACCCTGATGCCATCAGAACAATTTATCGAAACAGACACCGCCGTCACGCTGTTCAGCCAGGGGGGTGAAACCCGGGCCAATGGCATGAAGGCTTACCTGAATAGCCGCCAAGTCGAGCTACTGTCCGATGTCGAGGGACGCTATGAAACCAAATAA
- a CDS encoding KdsC family phosphatase — protein MSLYNPSASLPSELVERLRKVTLAVFDVDGVLTDGHLDFLPDGSEVKSFNTLDGLGIKLLQQAGIETAIITGRRSPQVEMRAKALGITHLLQGREDKLVALKEIWAQTAHDSDTTAYIGDDWPDLAAIRAVAFGATVPNGHPLMLQHAHWCTQRAGGAGAGREFCEQILSARGQLESLISEYL, from the coding sequence GCCTTTACAACCCCTCTGCGTCACTACCCAGTGAACTGGTTGAACGCCTGCGCAAGGTTACCCTGGCGGTGTTTGACGTCGACGGCGTGCTGACCGACGGTCATCTTGATTTCCTCCCCGATGGCTCCGAAGTAAAAAGCTTCAATACCCTGGACGGCCTGGGCATCAAGCTGCTGCAGCAGGCCGGCATCGAAACCGCCATTATTACCGGTCGCCGCTCACCCCAGGTGGAAATGCGTGCCAAGGCACTGGGCATTACCCATCTGCTGCAGGGGCGTGAAGACAAGCTGGTCGCACTCAAGGAAATCTGGGCCCAGACGGCGCACGACAGCGACACCACCGCCTATATCGGCGATGACTGGCCGGATCTTGCAGCCATTCGCGCCGTCGCCTTTGGCGCTACAGTTCCCAACGGCCATCCGCTGATGCTGCAGCATGCACACTGGTGCACCCAGCGGGCAGGCGGCGCAGGCGCGGGACGCGAATTCTGCGAGCAGATACTCAGCGCCCGTGGCCAGCTCGAGTCCCTTATTAGCGAGTACCTCTAG